The sequence GTGAACTGTGTGGGCAGATTGTGTTTTGGACTGACAGTCCCACCATATCTTTTCCTGTACTTCAGAAGAGTATGAGtgactgagtgtgtgtgtgtgtatgtgtgtgtgttatattccTGGGAAGAATGGATGAAGTGCATACCTTTCTTTGACAATAGACTTTAGCTAGAAGAcaattttgatttcttaaatgcctgtttgaatctttttttttcacattaatgtattttatttaacaagtatTATGTATAAAGTCCTATTCAAAGGTCTGTACAAATATTAACCAATATAATTCTCTTAACAACtctaaaggattttatttttattatcctaaTTTACAGTTGATAACATTTGCCTAACACTTATATCTAGTAAGTGTCATTCAAGGCTCATTCACGTCTCTGTCCTGTGTTGTCTCTTCAGGTAGTGTGATACTGTGTGTGGGTTTCTGACCAGAGAAGATGCTGAGAGCCTTTGTCCAGTCCATGGAGTCTCCTAATCATACTAATCTGgacccttctgttttcttcctcctggGCATCCCAGGTCTGGAACAATTTCACTTGTGGCTCTCACTCCCAGTGTGCTGCCTGGGTACAGCCACAATTGTGGGCAACATCACCATCCTGACTGTTGTTGCCACTGAACCAGCATTGCACAAGCCTGTGTACTTGTTCTTATGCATGCTCTCAACAATTGACTTGGCTGCCTCCTTCTCCACAGTTCCCAAGCTCCTGGCCATCCTCTGGTGTGGATCCGGACacatctctgcctctgcctgcctggcaCAGATGTTCTTCATTCATGCCTTCTGCATGATGGAGTCTACTGTGCTGCTCGCCATGGCCTTTGATCGCTATGTGGCCATTTGTCATCCACTTCGCTATGCTACTATCCTCACTGACGCCATCATTGCCCGAATTGGAGTGGTAGCTATGGtgcggggctccatgctcatgctTCCATGTCCCTTCCTCATTGGGCGTTTGAGCTTCTGCCAAAGCCATGTGATCCCCCACACATACTGTGAACACATGGCTGTTGTGAAGCTAGCATGTGGAGACACCAGGCCTAACCGTGTGTATGGGCTGACAGCAGCACTGTTGGTCATTGgggttgacttattttgcattGGTCTTTCCTATGTTTTTATTGCACGAGCTGTCCTTCGTCTTTCATCCCGTGAAGCTCGGTCCAAGGCCCTGGGGACCTGTGGTTCTCATGTCTGTGTCATCCTAATCTCTTATACACCagccctcttctctttttttacccATCGCTTTGGCCACCATGTTCCACTCCATATTCACATTCTTTTGGCCAATGTTTATCTGCTCTTTCCACCTGCTCTTAATCCTATGGTATATGGAGTTAAGACCAAAGAAATTCGGGAAAGGGTTGTGAGAGTGTTTCAAAGAGGGCAGGGAACTGGGGTCAAGGTATCTGAGTGATCAAGAGGTATAGGAAGGACTTAGTCCAAAAAAGAAGATTTTCAAGATTAAATAATCCTCAGTATTTGAGACTGGAAAGAGGTTTTACTCTTGCACTAAAGTCCTCCACAGTACCTCCTAGACTATTTCCAGGAATAATAAATCACAGAGGAGGTCAAATTAGTTAAGCATCCTTAACTTCCATCCCAGGAAGTATAGGTTAGAGGAGACTCTGCGTAGTCATAAGAACTTCCCTCACTCTCTGACACTCTCCTAATCCAACAGGTATGGGTTTCTAAACTCATACTTCACAATATAGCAGTTGTGTTACCATCTGCAAGGAGCAGGAGATAGGACATAGAGCCACAAGTTAAAGAAAATAGACCTGCCAGGTACTTACATGCTTTTGGATAAAGGTTGTATTTTCTCCATTAGCACTTGAAACCAAAAGAGGAGAAGGACTCACCAATACCCACAATATTAGCAAATGGGAGAGCTAGGGTTTGAAACCTAGAATCCTCTGGTACAAAATAATAAGACATCTACAGATGAGAGTATAGGATAGGTCAGGAATAGCCCTTTATTTCTAAATTTGGAATATTCATCCTATAGATATATTCTTGTCTCTACACTCTAAGGAATGAACTTAATTCCAGATGACCTGGATATTATTCCCTGAAAAGCAATGTCCAAATATTCTTACACATTCTTACAAGGGCCTCCCAGAGGTCATTGACTTCTATCTCTAAACTTACAAAGGACAGTCACTTACACAAACCAATAGATGAGGCCatgcattcatccatttatttagaaggaaaagagagttACCCCATAATGCCAGGGAAAGGAGACACAAAACCCACTGCTGGAAATTCATAGACCCTTTCTCTCTTGAAGAGTATCAGTCCTGAAGGCTGAACATCGAAGACCAGCTTTTTAGAGCTTTCTTCCCAAGAATATGAATGTTTTGATTGTGATACTTCACAGAGGTGGggataaataattttgaaatattacaattcaataaaatatgctgaatattgtctgtttttcaaaggaaagaaaatcaatatgGTGTTCTCTAGGAGGATTGTCACTGTGGGTGGTactgatttaattaatttttcattctaatCCTCGAATTGAGATATTcgtaaaagatttttaagaatttaggCAATTCTAAATACTGTAGTTTATCAGCTGACTTTCAGTTTTATACTTCAAAATTATAATCTTGCCAGCATACAAACCCTACACCCCAACTCTGGGAAGCTTCTGTACTTCTGTGTTTTGAGTTCCTATACTCAGTGTGGAGCAgttctgaagaaaaaatatagacaTGCAGACTCCAAACACTGTTTGCTCACAGTTTTGGATATTAAGTAGGAACCTGTTGCTACATAGCTATACTTTTACCTGTTGCATGGTTTGAAATAGTTAATGTttatcattttcaatttttttaaattaattaatttattttcagcataacagtattcattattttttcaccacacccagtgctccatgcaatccatgccctctataaaatccaccacctggtaccccaacctcccacccccccgccacttcaaacccctgattgttttcattttcaattttcttatatACCCCTGCCCCTCATGGTTGCCAGAGTCCATTCATTTCTATTCTGTAAAGAAAAATGACACTATGAGAAGTATACACCTCAAAGTCTAATCCTCATGTTAACTTTTGACATATATAGGCATTGTTTCCTCCTTTATTActgtacatatttattattaatttttttttctgatcaagCAAGCTTCATAAAATATACTCTAGGTAGCTCAGACCATCACTCACTTCTTCTAGTTCCTATTTCCACAAGTGTTCAAATTTATATGCACATGGATCCAACAACAAAATTTCTTTTGACCTTTTTTATGCAAGTTTCTGAAAAATACTTTTGGAACTAATTACTTCTGTTTCCTTGACTCCAATCCCTTCCTACATTATAATCTGATTTCACCATAAGTTAAAGTTTCCAGTGAAACATTGGCCACCAAAGCCACAGGTAATCTTTTCTAACCAGACTTCCTTACAACACATTGTATTATTGACCATACATCCTTCTCCAGAATCTCTCCTCTGTGACATCTGTCATACCACCCAATCCTAGCTTTTCTTCCATGTCAATAATATTTTCCTCCTTGTTCTCAAAGAAATTATATTAGGTTAAAAAGGAAGCTTTAGTGAGGTccataaggaagaaataatttaaaaaattcaagaatgAGGGCAATGAGgctagaaattaaaaaagtaaaagtcagTATCTTTAGCTAGTCAGCACCTATAAATTCAAATGTCATTGACATATccatttcttcaataaaataagTGTAAAAGTCCTGAACATAAAGTTGTCCTTGGCATGACAGAATGAAAACCCTatgtgatttaaataaataataatagagtGTCATAGATGATTTATGAGCAACTATATTTAttgtagtatttttattaaataaaaaaagctcTGGATAtcaaatgatagaaaaaatatttaactaaattctgtacagctatttaaaaatattttagagtctTAAAAACCTtcttttggaaaaacatttaatatgctagtatccattctttttttttttttttagaagttacttgaagatttttaaaaaatatattcaatgcatagttttttgttttttttttaattaaatttatttattttcaacataacagtattcattattttttcaccacacccagtgctccatgcaatcagtgccttctataatacccaccatctggtaccctaatttcccatccccccgccacttcaaaccactcagattgtttttcagagtccatagtctctcaagattcacctccccttccaatttcccccaactcccttctcctctctaactccccatgtcctccatgctatttgttatgctccacaaataagtgaaaccatatgataattgactctctctgcttgacttatttcactcagcatattctcttccagtcccatccatgttgctacaaaagttgggtattcgtcctttctgatggaggcataatactccatagtgaatatggaccacattttccttatccattcgtccgttgaagggcatcttggttctttccatagtttagcgaccgtggccattgctgctataaactttggggtatagatggcccttcttttcacgacatctgtatttttggggtaaatacccaggagtgcaatagcagggtcatagggaagttctatttttaatttcttgaggaatctccacactgttctccaaagaggctgcaccaacctgcattcccaccaacagtgtaagagggttcccctttctccacatcccctccaacacatgttgtttcctgtcttgttaattttggccattctaactggtgtaaggtgatatctcaatgtggttttaatgtgaatctccctgagggctagtgatgatgaacatgttttcatgtgtctgatagccatttgtatgtcttcattggagaagtgtctgttcatatcttctgcccattttttgatatgtttgcctgtttcgtgtgtgttgagtttgaggagttcattatagattctggatatcaaccttttgtctgtactgtcatttgcaaatatcttctcccattctgtaggttgcctctttgttttttttaactgtttcctttgctgtgcagaagcttttgattttgatgaagtcccaaaagtttatttttgcttttgtttcctttgcctttggagacatatcttgaaagaagttactgtggctgatatcgaagagattactgcctatgttctcctctaggattctggtggattcctgtctcacgttgaggtcttttatc comes from Mustela erminea isolate mMusErm1 chromosome 9, mMusErm1.Pri, whole genome shotgun sequence and encodes:
- the LOC116598266 gene encoding putative olfactory receptor 52P1, coding for MLRAFVQSMESPNHTNLDPSVFFLLGIPGLEQFHLWLSLPVCCLGTATIVGNITILTVVATEPALHKPVYLFLCMLSTIDLAASFSTVPKLLAILWCGSGHISASACLAQMFFIHAFCMMESTVLLAMAFDRYVAICHPLRYATILTDAIIARIGVVAMVRGSMLMLPCPFLIGRLSFCQSHVIPHTYCEHMAVVKLACGDTRPNRVYGLTAALLVIGVDLFCIGLSYVFIARAVLRLSSREARSKALGTCGSHVCVILISYTPALFSFFTHRFGHHVPLHIHILLANVYLLFPPALNPMVYGVKTKEIRERVVRVFQRGQGTGVKVSE